The Procambarus clarkii isolate CNS0578487 chromosome 61, FALCON_Pclarkii_2.0, whole genome shotgun sequence sequence caagtacacattttactgttgcgttaaacagaggctacagttaaggaattgcgcccagtaaatcctccccggccaggatacgaacccatgacatagcgctcgcggaacgccaggagcGTTCTCATTTAAATGTTACTTGCCCCCAAATTATTTAGATGATTTGCCTTATACTATTAATTCCGACACTCCCGACTGTTCAAGTGTTCATTATTTTTTAATGTTGTCCAACATTAACATAATCTCTCAAGTCAATATACTACCTGGATATTCTAGCTTTGTTAGCTATAGCTAGAAAGTTAGCTATAcctctggaagacaggagagttaggggggacatgatcaccacatataaaattctcaaaggaattgatagggtagataaagacagactatttaacacaagtggcacacgcactaggggacacaggtggaaactgagtcccCAAATTAGCCATAAAGACATTTGGAAAAAAATTTAGTGTTtgaatagttaataaatggaatgcattaggcagtgatgtggtggaggctgactccatacacagtttcaagtgtagatataacagagcccaataggctcaggaacctatacaccagttgattgacagttgagaggcgggaccaaagagtcgaagctcaacccccgcaagcacaactaggtaagaacaCCGAGATGATGATTACATAtgttggtgtacatattcctagTATACATTGTATACATTTCTATCATGTATCCATGTATATAACTACCAACTACGGAAGAGGCTACAATTCGGATgatgaaataataaaaaaaatattttttttttttttttttttttttttttttttttgagatatatacaagagttgttacattcttatacagccactagtacgcgtagcgtttcgggcaagtccttaatcctatggtccctggaatacgatccctgccgcgaagaatcgttttttcatccaagtacacattttactgttgcgttaaacagaggctacagttaaggaattgcgcccagtaaatcctccccggccaggatacgaacccatgacatagtgctcgcggaacgccaggcgagtgtcttaccactacaccacggagactgttatatTTCATTTGTGGAATGTATTTGTTCATAAAATATAACATAGGGAATGTATTTGTTCATAAAATATAACATAGGGAATGTATTTGTTCATAAAATACAACATAGGGAATGTATTTGTTCATAAAATACAACATAGGGACTGTATTTGTTCGTAAAATACAACATAGGGAATGTATTTGTTCATAAAATATAACATAGGGAATGTATTTGTTCAACAATACATTCCCTATGTTGTATTTTGTTCATAAAATACAACATAGGGAAACAAAAATTATAATTTTTATGATCAGCTATATTCACATAAGTTACTTGTTCTTTATGTTAATAAGTTAGATTATTATGAGTATCTTCATTTGTATGTTAGCTATTAAAACAGGTTAGAAATACATACAAGTCAGCTATACATACAGGTTAGTTACACATAGGCCAGCCAGAGGCCTATGTATAGcttaggaatatccctgcaaaaaaaaaatatacatgcAGGTATGCTCTATATATAAATTAGCTGTACATGAAAGTTACATATAAACAATTTAGCTATACATACACGTTATCTTTACATCAAAGttaactatatatataaaaagttatCTTTGACATTTTTTTACCTTCACATTATAAGTTCCTTAATATTAACTTCACAACGTATCTGGCAGACTAAAATTATCCGTAGACCGGGGCTGGCTGGTAGGCTGGAGCTGGCTGGTAGGCTGGGGCGGGCTGGTAGGCTGGGGCGGGCTTGTAACTGGGCTGGTAGGCTGGGTACTGGGCTTGGCCTTCGTAGGTCACTTGGGCCACGTAGCCGGAGTCGCCGTTGACGACGTAAGTCACCTTCTGCAGGCGGCCGTCGGGAAGCTGGACGTAATAAGAGCCCTTGGTGTCGTAGCCGTCGCGAGACTCCTGGTGACCGAAGTCGTTACCGGAGTTGTCTCTCACGACGTAGTTGAAGTCGTACTGCGCGGGGCCCTGAGGAATGAAGACCTGGTGAAACAACATTTCTAGGTGGGAGATTATGACAAAATATGTTCTGTGTGACCATGAAAATGATGATTTATTGTGTGTGTTTGAGGTGGAACTGACCACAGGGGCTGGGTTGCCGTAGCTAGGGGCTGGGTTGCCGTAGCTAGGAGCTGGGCGGACTTGGACAGGCGCTGGACGGAAGTGAATAGGTGGTCGGTGGACGGGGCTAGGTGCTGGAGCGCCATATGCGCCTGGGTACTGGGGCTGTGCGCGCGCAGTGGCGGCGGCCATCAAGGCAGCCACCATAACAACCTGTTTGTACAGAGAGGAATTTGTTTGTGGGAATTGtcgaattgattgattgattgatgaagattaaggcacccaaaaggtggcacgggcatgaatagcccgtaagtggtggcccttttgagtcattaccagtatcaagagctgatactggagatctgtggaggtgcgaatgcaccctgcgtgacgggagatgtttcccggaccaaatggtgaccagatggtgtgtcGAATTTatggctgaatctataacaacaacaacccgggagacattacgggctattcatgcccgtgccacctcttgggtggctcaaTCTACCCTGGagtcaggcaactgttgtgggagtTGCATTATGTGCCCAAcagagttattattattattcacagaGAACTCAAACTAATGTGATATATAgcaatgagaaaatcaactggagctctgaagtgactcgaaccttcgCCCAAGAGACTCCCAGCCACTGACGTTAATCTCtggaccccttcccccccccccccccctcccttctgagTTGATATAACCTGTACAGACTTGCTGTAATTTCAGTAGAAATCAGGTTGTATAACTTTTGCACAGTCAGGGTGGTCCAGCGGTTAGCGTTAGTGGCTGGAAATATCTCGGTTCGGGATTCGAGTCGAGCTCAGTTGATTttctcaatattattattattaccaaaaTGTAACCCATATTATGGGCGTGTGTGAACGTGTCCACAATTCGTTTGTCAACTTGTGTCTAACTAGAAAAGTACAGTTCTATTAGCAACTTATAAATTACAGTGTCGCGAGTTTATCAATAGGGGCTAAAGTTGACGGAAGTCAACCATATGAACACTTTGTGGGTTGGGAATGTTACTGGGAAGCCATGGACAGTTGACCTCCAGGCTTTGGTTGATAAGTTTGAAGCCCATCaaccctggagggttattatggccactacaacaccttACATATGTAAGGTGTTGTAGGTTACATATGTAACAAGTTTTCTTTAGTCCCGAAAAACAGGTGAATTCTAAAGTaaactgtgtatatatacacacacacaagtggaatACACCCCTCGCTTTGTATATTCCTCTTGTGAGCTGGAGGTGTATACCTTAGTAGCAGCCATAGCGAGTGAAGCTAAGACAGTGATGTAAACAACCACATCTCCACCTCTTATATACCAACCATGGATAGTGTGGTCACCCGACCGACGAAAACAGAGGTCACTGTTGACGTAGTTGTGGTGGACCATTTGTGTCATAatgtgtcagcagcagcagcagagcggaGAGGAAACCTTGACAAGTTGGCCCTATTTCCCTGGACACGCGTTCGCGGCTCTCAAATGACTTATCAAGAGAAGCAGCAACATGTGACGCTCGCCTCTCAATTATTGTTCTCTTTTTAAGACGGGGAATTATATACTGAGTTTGTCTTAGTCGTGgtatccacttacgggctattcatgcccgtgccacctcttgggtggctgaaTCTTCATCTTCATTATCGTCGTGGCATAGTTAGATGGATGAATGTATGGATAGATCGTTcgatagatggataggtagagGACTAGGTGGATTCATACCAATGTTGGTGGGTTCAGCATAAACTTCTATGGTGAAGGTGTTGTCTTTGGGTCTCACGTAGACATGGAGGAAAGAGAGGGTACCATCGTTGCCTTatttcttactgaagcgaccatacgagtcataaatactcatactccgcccaagtaaaacagaaacaagcaacacttagtgggccagccagaggcttaggacccacACAGGAATATCTGAGtattcaaaaaaaaaaagatgcctTATTCATGAGTAAAGTTAAGCACTGAGATTTGTGTAAGTTGATCCTTTAGTCGCGACAGTTCCTGAAGGTCTTTCACACAAAGAattgatttatatatttatttatatacaagaaggtatattggatTTGTGAGAGCACATAACATTgatgttcttacattcttacaaAGTCACTAAAATTCATACCGttgcgggcaggtccttaatctaacatataagtTTATTAAGAGGTATATTGCAACAACATTTGAGTTtaacataataactacaatataaaatgATATAATTACActggtaaatatatatatctaaagtactaatattgggaaaGTGagtgtacaagatacagtgtgagtttgaagcacaaggtagggaaGTAtgtggatgaaattaggtactttttggttttactttgagTAAGGCATTGGTTGGGCAATTTTTAAATTCATTGGGAACCAAGTTCCACAGACTGGGTTTTACggtttcagcgggtaggcggttccattagTGGGGAAGTATCTCCTGTTCTcaatcctacactgtggcttgttgagcttgaaaccgttgctccttatttgtgttacatctgacgtcttgaagaagttgtctggattaatatctcccaaactgctcagtattttaaaagcTTAGATGAGAtgagccttgtcatgtctggtttgcagatggttagccctgtggccttcaactGCTCCTGGTACGAGAGTCGACTTAGTttcggaatgatttttgttgttgAAGATGGCCCGCATATACTCATTAAGATCATATATGCACTTGTAACATCTTAATATGGTGTCATTTAAATCCAAAATCTAGCTAAATTATTAGAAGCATCACGTACTCTGCACTTGAAAAAGGAATTCACCATATTACAGAGAGAAAAAGTGTCAATTCCATGAGTCACGTAActccaaccctggaaacacaaaccgaaactgtccctattttccgctggttacaacttgtaataaagttgttacatcttggcttaacgtgtttatgacgtattagaacgttgttacaacttgctatattggttgttataactggttaggtggtgttaaaacttgttcgaacgttataccaacgtcgtagtttcggtgtgtgtttgccgGGAAGCTTGCTCTGTCATGCACTTGTCGCACTGGGAACACTTTCAAAACAATCAATGTGTTGGTTAATGTCAACATATACATTTGACCTACTCTGATGAGATAGATTTTCCTTGTATGAACATTTCCTATATACACAGGAACATGAGGAACATTTCCTATATACACAGGAACATGAGGAACATTACCTATATACACAGGAACATGAGGAACATTTCCTATATACACAGGAACATGAGGAACATTTCCTATATACACAGGAACATGAGGAACATTTCCTATATACACAGGAACATGAGAAACATTTCCTATATACACAGGAACATGAGGAACATTTCCTATATACACAGGAACATGAGGAACATTTCCTATATACACAGGAACATGAGGAACATTTCCTATATACACAGGAACATGAGGAACATTTCCTATATACACAGGAACATGAGGAACATTTCCTATATACACAGGAACATGAGGAACATTTCCTATATACACAGGAACATGAGGAACATTTCTTATATACACAGGAACATGAGGAACATTTCCTATATACACAGGAACATGAGGAACATTTCTTATATACACAGGAACATGAGAAACATTTCCTATATACACAGGAACATGAGGAACATTTCTTATATACACAGGAACATGAGAAACATTTCCTATATACACAGGAACATGAGGAACATTTCCTATATACACAGGAACATGAGAAACATTTCGTATATACACAGGAACATGAGCAACATTTCCTATATACACAGGAACATTTCCTATATACACAGGAACATGAGGAACATTTTTTATATACACAGGAACATTTCCTATATACACAGGAACATGAGAAACATTTCCTATATACACAGGAACATGAGGAACATTTCCTATATACACAGGAACATGAGCAACATTTCCTATATACACAGGAACATTTCCTATATACACAGGAACATGAGGAACATTTCCTATATACACAGGAACATGAGCAACATTTCCTATATACACAGGAACATTTCCTATATACACAGGAACATGAGAAACATTTCCTATATACACAGGAACATGAGAAACATTTCCTATATACACAGGAACATGAGAAACATTTCCTATATACACAGGAACATGAGGAACATTTCCTATATACACAGCAGTTTTACACAGCTATATACACTGTTTTTGCTGCTCTACAGGGTCAATATATTGTGATCAACATCGTTAATATTTGATGTGTATGATGGGACGAATATATTTGCTGTGTGACAGCAGAgtcgagctcttagctcttggcccccacctttctaaccgtcggttgtctcatgtactgactcccgatctattttcctctatcatacctactatatatttctctctcacatacacatctctaggatgcagcccgtaccagctgcctaactcccaagtgcctatttactgctaggtgaacagagacatcaggggAAAGAACCTGCCTATTTGTATCTGCCTCGATCGGGAATCAAAACTGCGCCCGAAGTTCTAGAGTcattgagtgtgtgagtgtgagtgtgtgtactcacctagttgtgcttgcgggggttgagctctggctctttggtctcacctcttaatcgtcaatcaacaggtgtacaggttcctgagcctattgggctctatcatatgtatcatacgtgtgtgtactcacctattaaaggtgagtacacaggtggtgtgtgtgtgtgtgtgtgtgtgtgtgtgtgtgtgtgtgtgtgtgtgtgtgtgtgtgtgtgtgtgaggcgaaAATGACCTCATTGTTACTGAACCTGAATGTGAATTTTCTGAGTGTTTGTGTTCACCGAGTGTGTCTTCATCAAGTGTGTTCACCCTAGTATGTAAAACTTCTTACGTGTGTGTATTTACCGCGTGAACCACTCTGGGAAACACTTGAGATCTCTCACAACCATTGTTTACACTCTGGGAAACACTTGAGATCTCTCACAACCATTGTTTACACTCTGGGGAACACCTGAGATCTCTCACAACCATTGTTTACACTCTGGGGAACACCTGAGATCTCTCACAACCATTGTTTACACTCTGGGGAACACCTGAGATCTCTCACATAGTCATTGTTTACACTCTGGGGATACTTGAGGCGTGCTTACATTCACCTCTAGTTGAAATTGTTTTATTTGGTGCGTGCGTgaatgagggggagggggtgtttgcGTGCGTGTTTGGTATTTGTAATTTACCATTTGTGCCtgaaggatcgagctgttagctcttggaccccgcctctctagccgttggttgtctaatgcacttGGTTAGGTTACGGTAGCTTGGGTtacattgggttaggttagattaggtcagCTTAGgtcaggttagcttagcttagatcaggttagattagcttagatcaggttagattagcttaggttaggtcaggttatgttgggtttggttgggctaggttaggtcaggttaggtcaggtttggttgggctaggtcaggttaggttgggctaggttaggtc is a genomic window containing:
- the LOC123774338 gene encoding pro-resilin; the protein is MLFHQVFIPQGPAQYDFNYVVRDNSGNDFGHQESRDGYDTKGSYYVQLPDGRLQKVTYVVNGDSGYVAQVTYEGQAQYPAYQPSYKPAPAYQPAPAYQPAPAYQPAPVYG